Proteins encoded within one genomic window of Oncorhynchus nerka isolate Pitt River linkage group LG9b, Oner_Uvic_2.0, whole genome shotgun sequence:
- the LOC115114681 gene encoding RING finger protein 212B isoform X1, giving the protein MDWFHCNSCFRREGQNFAVSSCGHICCEGCINPNKKHCTVCGASCNYLAISDQMKPQEQVFFKDPVKLIQSRLEHIAQIALFQRRQKERVIVYFKNKSMELERRLKDVTDQCYRQVLELKRENAELKKPLSQRRASPGQFQTNGSAQRMSLPVAVTSPVTPRSRPVSHQGFAETQERFRDRNPRLTLATPPGSATSISSLGSLHERGGFRTPTIISTPTRIPVGGVGRVVSYMGNTWARVCPRINRPLPDSLGEDSLHADAFIDFTFMHAKHSITLMITHTPLLIASRLP; this is encoded by the exons ATGGACTGGTTCCACTGTAACAGCTGCTTCCGAAGAGAGGGGCAGAACTTTGCTGTCTCCAGCTGTGGTCACATCTGCTGTGAAGGCTGCATCAACCCTAATAAAA AACATTGCACTGTGTGTGGAGCCAGCTGCAATTACCTGGCTATCTCAGACCAG ATGAAGCCTCAGGAGCAGGTGTTCTTCAAAGACCCTGTTAAGCTCATTCAGTCTCGTCTGGAGCACATAGCACAG ATTGCTCTATTCCAGCGAAGGCAGAAGGAAAGGGTCATTGTCTACTTCAAAAACAAATCTATGGAGCTGGAGAGGAGATTGAAGGATGTCACAGATCAGTGTTACAG GCAAGTTTTAGAGCTGAAAAGAGAGAATGCCGAGTTGAAGAAACCTCTCTCTCAGAGGAGG GCATCACCTGGACAATTTCAAACAAATGG CAGTGCCCAAAGGATGTCTCTCCCAGTGGCTGTTACCTCCCCAG TCACCCCTCGCTCACGTCCTGTTAG CCACCAAGGCTTTGCTGAAACCCAGGAGAGATTCAGAGATAGAAACCCTAGGCTCACCCTCGCA ACTCCGCCTGGTTCTGCCACATCAATCTCCAGCCTTGGCTCTCTGCACGAGCGTGGTGGCTTCA GGACTCCCACCATTATTAGCACTCCCACCCG gatacCAGTGggaggagttgggagggtcgtcagctacatgggaaacacctgggcccgagtgtgtcccaggataaatagacctcttccagaTTCATTGGGGgaagactctctccatgcagacgcCTTCATAGATTTCACATttatgcatgcaaaacactcaatTACACTTATGATTACACACACCCCATTGTTAATTGCATCTAGGTTACCTTAG
- the LOC115114681 gene encoding RING finger protein 212B isoform X4 produces MDWFHCNSCFRREGQNFAVSSCGHICCEGCINPNKKHCTVCGASCNYLAISDQIALFQRRQKERVIVYFKNKSMELERRLKDVTDQCYRQVLELKRENAELKKPLSQRRASPGQFQTNGSAQRMSLPVAVTSPVTPRSRPVSHQGFAETQERFRDRNPRLTLATPPGSATSISSLGSLHERGGFRTPTIISTPTRIPVGGVGRVVSYMGNTWARVCPRINRPLPDSLGEDSLHADAFIDFTFMHAKHSITLMITHTPLLIASRLP; encoded by the exons ATGGACTGGTTCCACTGTAACAGCTGCTTCCGAAGAGAGGGGCAGAACTTTGCTGTCTCCAGCTGTGGTCACATCTGCTGTGAAGGCTGCATCAACCCTAATAAAA AACATTGCACTGTGTGTGGAGCCAGCTGCAATTACCTGGCTATCTCAGACCAG ATTGCTCTATTCCAGCGAAGGCAGAAGGAAAGGGTCATTGTCTACTTCAAAAACAAATCTATGGAGCTGGAGAGGAGATTGAAGGATGTCACAGATCAGTGTTACAG GCAAGTTTTAGAGCTGAAAAGAGAGAATGCCGAGTTGAAGAAACCTCTCTCTCAGAGGAGG GCATCACCTGGACAATTTCAAACAAATGG CAGTGCCCAAAGGATGTCTCTCCCAGTGGCTGTTACCTCCCCAG TCACCCCTCGCTCACGTCCTGTTAG CCACCAAGGCTTTGCTGAAACCCAGGAGAGATTCAGAGATAGAAACCCTAGGCTCACCCTCGCA ACTCCGCCTGGTTCTGCCACATCAATCTCCAGCCTTGGCTCTCTGCACGAGCGTGGTGGCTTCA GGACTCCCACCATTATTAGCACTCCCACCCG gatacCAGTGggaggagttgggagggtcgtcagctacatgggaaacacctgggcccgagtgtgtcccaggataaatagacctcttccagaTTCATTGGGGgaagactctctccatgcagacgcCTTCATAGATTTCACATttatgcatgcaaaacactcaatTACACTTATGATTACACACACCCCATTGTTAATTGCATCTAGGTTACCTTAG
- the LOC115114681 gene encoding RING finger protein 212B isoform X2, whose translation MDWFHCNSCFRREGQNFAVSSCGHICCEGCINPNKKHCTVCGASCNYLAISDQMKPQEQVFFKDPVKLIQSRLEHIAQIALFQRRQKERVIVYFKNKSMELERRLKDVTDQCYRQVLELKRENAELKKPLSQRRASPGQFQTNGAQRMSLPVAVTSPVTPRSRPVSHQGFAETQERFRDRNPRLTLATPPGSATSISSLGSLHERGGFRTPTIISTPTRIPVGGVGRVVSYMGNTWARVCPRINRPLPDSLGEDSLHADAFIDFTFMHAKHSITLMITHTPLLIASRLP comes from the exons ATGGACTGGTTCCACTGTAACAGCTGCTTCCGAAGAGAGGGGCAGAACTTTGCTGTCTCCAGCTGTGGTCACATCTGCTGTGAAGGCTGCATCAACCCTAATAAAA AACATTGCACTGTGTGTGGAGCCAGCTGCAATTACCTGGCTATCTCAGACCAG ATGAAGCCTCAGGAGCAGGTGTTCTTCAAAGACCCTGTTAAGCTCATTCAGTCTCGTCTGGAGCACATAGCACAG ATTGCTCTATTCCAGCGAAGGCAGAAGGAAAGGGTCATTGTCTACTTCAAAAACAAATCTATGGAGCTGGAGAGGAGATTGAAGGATGTCACAGATCAGTGTTACAG GCAAGTTTTAGAGCTGAAAAGAGAGAATGCCGAGTTGAAGAAACCTCTCTCTCAGAGGAGG GCATCACCTGGACAATTTCAAACAAATGG TGCCCAAAGGATGTCTCTCCCAGTGGCTGTTACCTCCCCAG TCACCCCTCGCTCACGTCCTGTTAG CCACCAAGGCTTTGCTGAAACCCAGGAGAGATTCAGAGATAGAAACCCTAGGCTCACCCTCGCA ACTCCGCCTGGTTCTGCCACATCAATCTCCAGCCTTGGCTCTCTGCACGAGCGTGGTGGCTTCA GGACTCCCACCATTATTAGCACTCCCACCCG gatacCAGTGggaggagttgggagggtcgtcagctacatgggaaacacctgggcccgagtgtgtcccaggataaatagacctcttccagaTTCATTGGGGgaagactctctccatgcagacgcCTTCATAGATTTCACATttatgcatgcaaaacactcaatTACACTTATGATTACACACACCCCATTGTTAATTGCATCTAGGTTACCTTAG
- the LOC115114680 gene encoding homeobox and leucine zipper protein Homez-like, which produces MATQVDRNRRIGLEVNMKESSQCDVTWTENEGKHASLHFSKTSHYQITNGKSTLSSDPSATDSDVSEGRDGGVSFSTNHNSVVCLPLVSEGLKLVWTQSDQTRELDTIPELVQAFNVFPYPTSREVNALARLCALPLDKVKVWFMVQRIKYGISWASEEIEETRRKLAGPERTNDNANEKEIKMSNGCGAISVEAEDDDQINNGLHSYLLHPRKRARHETPEPCKPAATVQHFSSSLPPPQDSYYYRPPVDMPATTATDSSLSLSETSLGSPQQQQRGRYKKTKAQLAVLRSSFLRENWPAETELRRLQEETSLSRNDIRKWFSDSRYQLRNGRGLLGTSMVYPQLTTGEAKNESQQLRPLPLVAHRPRDQENGVEMQGRAQEKGARSNGVKDSHFFQNFLSNSLEAFGEGAVGVEAEEDEVAEEASVHTETVKEENEAVVKQEKPLHFRGSKNPEIKQPPSAVTISTSPPPSHSTTPSTLTANKRSSTSTVQRSARSAKASLTALSLSSPSSSSSPLLTPAGRPRKTKEQLDILKEHFLRCQWPKSEDYTQLVELTGLPRADVSQWFGDTRYAVKNGQLRWVQGVREQFREQFLAELATQQNGSGGNGSSGTPRVTGSRKRKSQVNGAIAPTSTADSPDINPLEVYHRSTGVLHEKDLDALCKKSRMSYQQVRDWFASQESKAFDPEANVTD; this is translated from the coding sequence ATGGCAACACAGGTTGACCGTAACAGGAGAATAGGACTGGAGGTAAACATGAAGGAGTCATCCCAGTGTGATGTCACATGGACAGAGAATGAAGGCAAGCATGCCTCCCTGCATTTCTCCAAGACTTCACACTATCAGATCACCAATGGAAAGAGCACTCTATCCTCTGACCCCAGTGCAACAGACAGTGATGTAAGTGAGGGCAGAGATGGGGGTGTTAGTTTCAGCACCAACCATAACTCTGTGGTGTGCCTACCTTTGGTCTCCGAGGGCCTGAAGCTAGTATGGACACAGTCAGATCAGACACGTGAGCTTGACACCATCCCAGAGCTGGTCCAGGCATTCAATGTGTTCCCATACCCAACATCTCGTGAGGTGAATGCCTTGGCACGGCTCTGTGCCCTGCCTCTGGACAAAGTCAAGGTCTGGTTCATGGTGCAGAGAATCAAATACGGTATCAGCTGGGCCTCAGAGGAGATTGAGGAGACGCGTCGCAAGTTGGCCGGACCTGAGCGGACTAACGACAATGCAAATGAGAAGGAGATAAAAATGAGTAATGGGTGTGGGGCAATATCTGTGGAGGCAGAGGATGATGATCAAATTAATAATGGTCTTCACTCCTATCTGCTTCACCCAAGAAAACGAGCCAGACATGAGACCCCAGAACCCTGCAAACCAGCCGCCACTGTCCAACATTTCAgttcctctctcccaccccctcagGATTCATACTACTACCGCCCTCCTGTGGACATGCCAGCAACTACCGCAACTGATTCTTCCCTGAGCCTCTCTGAGACCTCACTTGGCTCTCCACAGCAACAACAACGCGGACGCTACAAAAAGACCAAAGCCCAACTTGCAGTCCTTCGCAGCAGCTTCCTGCGGGAAAACTGGCCCGCAGAGACTGAGCTCCGACGCCTGCAAGAGGAAACCAGCCTGAGCCGCAATGACATTCGCAAGTGGTTCAGCGACAGCCGGTACCAGCTTAGAAATGGGCGTGGACTGCTTGGAACATCCATGGTCTATCCTCAGTTGACCACAGGAGAAGCAAAGAACGAGTCTCAGCAACTTCGACCTCTTCCACTCGTAGCACACAGGCCTCGGGATCAAGAAAATGGTGTTGAAATGCAGGGAAGGGCTCAAGAGAAGGGAGCTCGCAGCAACGGGGTGAAAGATTCACACTTCTTCCAGAACTTTCTGTCAAACAGCTTGGAGGCATTTGGGGAGGGAGCAGTGGGAGTGGAGGCAGAGGAGGACGAGGTTGCGGAGGAAGCCTCAGTTCACACTGAAACTGTTAAGGAAGAGAACGAGGCGGTGGTGAAACAAGAAAAGCCTCTACACTTTAGGGGCAGTAAGAACCCAGAGATTAAACAACCACCATCAGCCGTTACCATCTCCACTTCCCCTCCCCCCTCGCATTCTACCACCCCTTCAACTTTGACCGCTAATAAGCGTAGTTCTACTAGCACGGTGCAGAGGTCTGCTCGCTCAGCCAAAGCCTCActgacagccctgtctctctccagtccttcctcatcctcatctcctcttctTACACCCGCTGGCCGACCACGGAAGACCAAGGAACAACTGGACATACTAAAGGAGCACTTCTTGCGTTGCCAGTGGCCTAAGAGTGAGGACTACACCCAGCTGGTAGAGCTCACAGGCTTGCCTCGTGCAGACGTCAGCCAGTGGTTTGGGGATACGCGCTATGCTGTTAAAAATGGTCAGTTACGTTGGGTGCAGGGGGTCCGTGAGCAATTCCGAGAGCAATTCCTGGctgaactagccacacagcaaaATGGCAGTGGTGGAAACGGTTCCAGTGGAACTCCTCGGGTTACGGGTAGCCGCAAACGAAAGTCTCAAGTGAATGGCGCAATAGCACCAACATCCACTGCAGATTCCCCGGACATCAATCCGCTGGAGGTTTACCATCGCTCGACAGGGGTTCTTCATGAGAAAGACCTAGATGCCCTTTGCAAAAAGTCACGAATGAGCTACCAGCAGGTGCGGGACTGGTTTGCATCTCAGGAGAGCAAGGCATTTGACCCAGAGGCCAATGTTACTGATTGA
- the LOC115114681 gene encoding RING finger protein 212B isoform X5, with protein sequence MDWFHCNSCFRREGQNFAVSSCGHICCEGCINPNKKHCTVCGASCNYLAISDQMKPQEQVFFKDPVKLIQSRLEHIAQIALFQRRQKERVIVYFKNKSMELERRLKDVTDQCYRQVLELKRENAELKKPLSQRRASPGQFQTNGSAQRMSLPVAVTSPVTPRSRPVSHQGFAETQERFRDRNPRLTLATPPGSATSISSLGSLHERGGFRTPTIISTPTRSENLTPNIFQFLTGSSLHSPRPFRNGQ encoded by the exons ATGGACTGGTTCCACTGTAACAGCTGCTTCCGAAGAGAGGGGCAGAACTTTGCTGTCTCCAGCTGTGGTCACATCTGCTGTGAAGGCTGCATCAACCCTAATAAAA AACATTGCACTGTGTGTGGAGCCAGCTGCAATTACCTGGCTATCTCAGACCAG ATGAAGCCTCAGGAGCAGGTGTTCTTCAAAGACCCTGTTAAGCTCATTCAGTCTCGTCTGGAGCACATAGCACAG ATTGCTCTATTCCAGCGAAGGCAGAAGGAAAGGGTCATTGTCTACTTCAAAAACAAATCTATGGAGCTGGAGAGGAGATTGAAGGATGTCACAGATCAGTGTTACAG GCAAGTTTTAGAGCTGAAAAGAGAGAATGCCGAGTTGAAGAAACCTCTCTCTCAGAGGAGG GCATCACCTGGACAATTTCAAACAAATGG CAGTGCCCAAAGGATGTCTCTCCCAGTGGCTGTTACCTCCCCAG TCACCCCTCGCTCACGTCCTGTTAG CCACCAAGGCTTTGCTGAAACCCAGGAGAGATTCAGAGATAGAAACCCTAGGCTCACCCTCGCA ACTCCGCCTGGTTCTGCCACATCAATCTCCAGCCTTGGCTCTCTGCACGAGCGTGGTGGCTTCA GGACTCCCACCATTATTAGCACTCCCACCCG GTCTGAGAATCTGACTCCAAACATTTTCCAGTTCTTGACTGGGTCATCACTGCACTCCCCAAGGCCTTTCAGAAATGGCCAGTAA
- the LOC115114681 gene encoding RING finger protein 212B isoform X3 has protein sequence MDWFHCNSCFRREGQNFAVSSCGHICCEGCINPNKKHCTVCGASCNYLAISDQMKPQEQVFFKDPVKLIQSRLEHIAQIALFQRRQKERVIVYFKNKSMELERRLKDVTDQCYRQVLELKRENAELKKPLSQRRASPGQFQTNGSAQRMSLPVAVTSPVTPRSRPVSHQGFAETQERFRDRNPRLTLATPPGSATSISSLGSLHERGGFRTPTIISTPTRPRVTTPAKDLHNWLLHLLDRLKPATRTADNWVCTTEELPSWEAHLGARRPHQRVDLTAVCR, from the exons ATGGACTGGTTCCACTGTAACAGCTGCTTCCGAAGAGAGGGGCAGAACTTTGCTGTCTCCAGCTGTGGTCACATCTGCTGTGAAGGCTGCATCAACCCTAATAAAA AACATTGCACTGTGTGTGGAGCCAGCTGCAATTACCTGGCTATCTCAGACCAG ATGAAGCCTCAGGAGCAGGTGTTCTTCAAAGACCCTGTTAAGCTCATTCAGTCTCGTCTGGAGCACATAGCACAG ATTGCTCTATTCCAGCGAAGGCAGAAGGAAAGGGTCATTGTCTACTTCAAAAACAAATCTATGGAGCTGGAGAGGAGATTGAAGGATGTCACAGATCAGTGTTACAG GCAAGTTTTAGAGCTGAAAAGAGAGAATGCCGAGTTGAAGAAACCTCTCTCTCAGAGGAGG GCATCACCTGGACAATTTCAAACAAATGG CAGTGCCCAAAGGATGTCTCTCCCAGTGGCTGTTACCTCCCCAG TCACCCCTCGCTCACGTCCTGTTAG CCACCAAGGCTTTGCTGAAACCCAGGAGAGATTCAGAGATAGAAACCCTAGGCTCACCCTCGCA ACTCCGCCTGGTTCTGCCACATCAATCTCCAGCCTTGGCTCTCTGCACGAGCGTGGTGGCTTCA GGACTCCCACCATTATTAGCACTCCCACCCG accacgtgtaaccacgccagccaaggacctccacaactggcttcttcacctgctggatCGTCTGAAACCAGCCACCCGAACAGCTGAtaactgggtttgcacaacagAAGAACTTCCGTCTTGGGAAGCTCATCTgggtgctcgtcgtcctcaccagcgtgtcgacctgactgcagtttgtcgTTGA
- the LOC115114681 gene encoding RING finger protein 212B isoform X6: MDWFHCNSCFRREGQNFAVSSCGHICCEGCINPNKKHCTVCGASCNYLAISDQMKPQEQVFFKDPVKLIQSRLEHIAQIALFQRRQKERVIVYFKNKSMELERRLKDVTDQCYRQVLELKRENAELKKPLSQRRASPGQFQTNGSAQRMSLPVAVTSPVTPRSRPVSHQGFAETQERFRDRNPRLTLATPPGSATSISSLGSLHERGGFRTPTIISTPTRRLKLCHADCRIFHQSCCQIIE; the protein is encoded by the exons ATGGACTGGTTCCACTGTAACAGCTGCTTCCGAAGAGAGGGGCAGAACTTTGCTGTCTCCAGCTGTGGTCACATCTGCTGTGAAGGCTGCATCAACCCTAATAAAA AACATTGCACTGTGTGTGGAGCCAGCTGCAATTACCTGGCTATCTCAGACCAG ATGAAGCCTCAGGAGCAGGTGTTCTTCAAAGACCCTGTTAAGCTCATTCAGTCTCGTCTGGAGCACATAGCACAG ATTGCTCTATTCCAGCGAAGGCAGAAGGAAAGGGTCATTGTCTACTTCAAAAACAAATCTATGGAGCTGGAGAGGAGATTGAAGGATGTCACAGATCAGTGTTACAG GCAAGTTTTAGAGCTGAAAAGAGAGAATGCCGAGTTGAAGAAACCTCTCTCTCAGAGGAGG GCATCACCTGGACAATTTCAAACAAATGG CAGTGCCCAAAGGATGTCTCTCCCAGTGGCTGTTACCTCCCCAG TCACCCCTCGCTCACGTCCTGTTAG CCACCAAGGCTTTGCTGAAACCCAGGAGAGATTCAGAGATAGAAACCCTAGGCTCACCCTCGCA ACTCCGCCTGGTTCTGCCACATCAATCTCCAGCCTTGGCTCTCTGCACGAGCGTGGTGGCTTCA GGACTCCCACCATTATTAGCACTCCCACCCG acgtcTGAAGTTGtgccatgctgactgcaggattttccaccagagctgttgccagataattgaatga